In a single window of the Pseudodesulfovibrio profundus genome:
- a CDS encoding ISL3 family transposase: MSTSFIYHAFGLRGYDYVRQDFIAGNIILKVQPKDDLIRCPCCHSRNIIRHGFAERWVQTVPIGFKPVWLVIPVQRVGCRNCGVIRLIDIQIAESRRWYTKAFERYALALAKKMTIQDVADLLGVGWDTIKSIFKRYLFRRFSSPSLGKIKYIAIDEISVRKGQKYLTLVMDLESGAVVFVGEGRSRETLTPFWERLKKTKAKIAAVATDMNAGYISAVMENLPNAAIVFDRFHVVKLMNEKITQIRRQLFRELTSPLERKAVKGTRWILLKNPENLDESRDEKERLDEALRLNKPLATAYYLKEDLRQLWSQPNKATAEKVINDWIARAEASEIRPLQIMARTLASYRFGILAYYDHPISSGPIEGTNNKIKTLKRQAYGYRDTEFFKLRIMGIHEAKYALAG, translated from the coding sequence ATGTCCACGAGTTTCATCTACCACGCGTTCGGCCTGCGAGGCTACGACTACGTTCGGCAGGATTTCATCGCAGGCAACATCATCCTGAAAGTGCAGCCCAAGGATGACTTGATTCGTTGTCCTTGCTGCCATTCCAGAAACATCATTCGCCACGGCTTTGCCGAAAGATGGGTTCAGACTGTGCCCATCGGTTTCAAGCCCGTCTGGCTGGTCATTCCCGTCCAACGGGTAGGATGTCGCAATTGCGGCGTCATTCGTTTGATCGACATTCAGATCGCCGAGTCCAGGCGCTGGTATACGAAAGCCTTTGAGCGATATGCTCTCGCCTTGGCAAAAAAGATGACGATTCAGGATGTTGCCGATCTGCTGGGCGTCGGTTGGGACACCATCAAATCAATCTTCAAGCGCTATCTGTTTCGCCGTTTCTCAAGTCCCAGCCTGGGAAAGATCAAGTATATCGCCATCGACGAAATCAGCGTCCGTAAAGGGCAAAAGTACCTCACGCTGGTCATGGACCTCGAAAGTGGCGCAGTCGTCTTTGTTGGTGAAGGACGAAGTCGAGAAACGCTTACCCCGTTTTGGGAACGTCTCAAGAAGACAAAAGCCAAGATTGCGGCTGTGGCGACGGACATGAACGCAGGCTACATCAGCGCTGTCATGGAGAACTTGCCGAATGCGGCTATCGTGTTTGACCGGTTTCATGTGGTCAAGCTGATGAACGAGAAAATCACGCAGATCCGCCGCCAGCTCTTTCGGGAACTCACCTCGCCACTTGAAAGGAAAGCGGTCAAAGGAACTCGATGGATTCTTCTGAAAAACCCCGAAAATCTGGATGAAAGCCGTGATGAAAAGGAGCGCTTGGATGAAGCGTTGCGGCTGAACAAACCTCTGGCGACAGCCTACTATCTGAAAGAGGATTTGCGGCAACTCTGGTCCCAGCCGAACAAGGCGACGGCAGAGAAAGTCATCAACGACTGGATCGCCAGAGCCGAAGCCTCGGAGATACGCCCTTTGCAGATCATGGCGAGGACGCTTGCCTCGTATCGTTTCGGCATTCTTGCCTATTACGACCATCCCATCTCATCAGGCCCAATCGAGGGAACCAACAACAAGATCAAGACGCTGAAACGACAAGCCTACGGATATCGGGATACCGAGTTCTTCAAGCTCAGGATCATGGGAATTCACGAAGCGAAGTACGCTTTAGCCGGATGA
- a CDS encoding LytR/AlgR family response regulator transcription factor — protein sequence MPKLKTLLIHPDPEVRSALRDALEDVSFVQVLGEAVTAFEAMELLEAIPYGVFFLGTDLPGDATGIELAQMFAGRKHKPALVFISNSENKAYAAFELGATDYLLWPPAPGRMARTVDRLQNFKQRFREVPTPESYSAEPDDADHDDEQTVKLPLPEEEQDTFLAALKSAWEQTANRRPEIDKLAVTQDGRTILIPYDQIIFVEAFEDYSYVHTANQKFLSSYRLKNLEDRLGPHRFFRVHRKYLVNLDMVTEIASMPGSNFMLRTAGRTRIELPISRRRIAELKKIIGL from the coding sequence ATGCCCAAACTCAAGACCCTTCTCATACATCCCGATCCGGAGGTTCGCTCCGCCCTTCGTGATGCGCTGGAGGATGTGTCCTTTGTGCAGGTGCTGGGCGAAGCGGTCACAGCCTTTGAAGCCATGGAACTGCTGGAAGCCATTCCCTACGGCGTCTTCTTTCTGGGTACCGACCTGCCCGGCGATGCAACAGGCATCGAGCTGGCCCAGATGTTTGCAGGGCGCAAGCACAAACCGGCACTGGTTTTCATCTCCAATTCCGAAAACAAGGCGTATGCGGCCTTTGAACTGGGTGCCACCGACTACCTTCTGTGGCCGCCTGCCCCCGGGCGTATGGCCCGCACCGTGGACCGGTTGCAGAATTTCAAGCAACGCTTCCGCGAAGTGCCTACGCCGGAGAGCTACTCTGCCGAACCCGACGACGCAGATCATGACGACGAGCAGACCGTGAAGCTACCCCTGCCCGAAGAGGAACAGGACACATTTCTGGCAGCGCTCAAATCCGCATGGGAGCAGACCGCCAATCGTCGGCCCGAGATCGACAAGCTCGCCGTGACCCAGGACGGACGGACCATCCTCATCCCCTACGACCAGATCATCTTTGTCGAGGCGTTCGAGGATTACTCCTATGTTCACACGGCCAATCAGAAATTTCTCTCGTCCTACCGGCTCAAGAACCTTGAAGACCGGCTGGGACCGCACCGGTTCTTCCGAGTGCATCGCAAGTACCTTGTGAATCTGGACATGGTTACGGAGATCGCCTCCATGCCGGGGTCCAACTTCATGCTGCGAACAGCGGGCCGCACCCGTATCGAGCTGCCCATCAGCCGTCGCCGCATAGCTGAATTGAAAAAAATCATCGGCCTGTGA
- a CDS encoding glycosyltransferase family 4 protein: MKIAFCTPFKPIDHPNVSGDVTIARDLYQTLETLGHTMIRLDHYPAKEIYWHPSRWARAGLAARKMIEQAEGADCWLTYGSYYKVPDVFGPLATTKLEMPYFLFQASYAVNRGKRLGTWPGYRLNRRAMLMADHIFCNRMNDMRGCAKLLPDDDYTYVRPGVPDGLFARDTQERERLRQEWGVDDVPVVMTAAMMRHGVKAEGLRWVIESCAAQVERGQELQLVIAGDGPQRQAIEAEAREALGDRVRFLGMVDRTDLGGVFSAGDIFAFPGLEESVGMVYLEAQQCGLPVVATDDEGAPHVVQHNVSGLITPVDKNEFTEAVGTLLSDTVLRQTMGRQAMEYVRRNHSASINYQAMARTMERIVLQGKLS, from the coding sequence TTGAAAATAGCCTTTTGCACACCCTTCAAACCCATCGATCACCCCAATGTCTCCGGCGACGTGACCATTGCTCGCGACCTGTACCAGACGCTGGAAACCCTGGGACATACGATGATCCGGCTGGATCACTATCCTGCCAAGGAGATTTATTGGCACCCCTCCAGGTGGGCGCGAGCCGGACTGGCTGCCAGAAAAATGATCGAGCAGGCTGAAGGCGCTGACTGCTGGCTCACCTATGGTTCCTACTACAAGGTGCCGGATGTGTTCGGACCGTTGGCGACGACCAAACTGGAGATGCCGTACTTTCTGTTTCAGGCATCCTATGCCGTCAATCGCGGCAAGCGGCTCGGCACATGGCCGGGATACCGGCTGAATCGGCGGGCCATGCTCATGGCGGATCACATTTTCTGCAACCGCATGAACGACATGCGCGGTTGCGCCAAGCTGTTGCCGGATGACGACTACACGTATGTTCGGCCCGGAGTGCCGGACGGACTGTTTGCCCGTGACACACAGGAGCGAGAACGACTGCGTCAGGAATGGGGAGTGGACGATGTACCGGTTGTCATGACCGCGGCCATGATGCGCCACGGCGTAAAGGCAGAGGGACTTCGATGGGTTATCGAATCCTGTGCGGCACAGGTTGAGCGCGGGCAGGAGCTGCAACTGGTGATTGCCGGTGACGGCCCCCAGCGGCAGGCCATCGAAGCCGAAGCCCGTGAAGCGCTCGGTGACCGGGTTCGCTTTCTGGGCATGGTTGACCGGACGGACCTGGGCGGCGTTTTCAGTGCAGGGGACATCTTTGCCTTCCCCGGCCTTGAGGAATCCGTGGGCATGGTCTATCTGGAGGCTCAGCAATGCGGCCTGCCCGTTGTGGCAACGGACGATGAAGGCGCGCCACATGTTGTGCAACACAATGTTTCCGGGCTGATTACCCCGGTGGACAAAAACGAATTTACCGAAGCCGTAGGCACACTGTTATCGGATACTGTTCTGCGGCAGACCATGGGCCGACAAGCCATGGAATATGTACGCCGCAACCATTCGGCCTCAATAAATTATCAAGCAATGGCACGCACCATGGAGCGGATCGTGCTGCAAGGGAAATTATCATGA
- a CDS encoding sulfide/dihydroorotate dehydrogenase-like FAD/NAD-binding protein: MGYKIVRKEELIPGQTTMMVIDAPQIAKKAKPGNFVMIRTSEHGERIPLTIADCDKENGTITIVYLVVGKTTAELNKLQQDCELLDVCGPLGKPTHIENSGTVVCVGGGTGIAAMHHIAKGHVEAGNRVIAIVGARSKNLLLFCTELSSFCPELRIATDDGSEGHKGFVTEVLKDILETEDEVAEVVAIGPVPMMEAVCKVTEPFGTKTTVSLNSIMVDGIGMCGACRCTVGGKTLFACVDGPEFDGHKVDFAELKTRLWQFKKQEEESMELFSKECQCNG; the protein is encoded by the coding sequence ATGGGTTACAAGATCGTACGAAAGGAAGAGTTGATCCCGGGCCAGACGACCATGATGGTCATCGACGCGCCGCAGATCGCCAAGAAAGCCAAACCCGGCAATTTTGTCATGATCCGAACAAGCGAGCACGGGGAACGCATCCCCCTGACCATTGCGGATTGCGACAAGGAAAACGGCACCATTACGATCGTGTATCTCGTCGTGGGCAAGACCACTGCCGAGCTGAACAAGCTGCAACAGGATTGTGAACTGCTGGACGTATGCGGTCCACTGGGCAAGCCCACGCATATCGAGAATTCCGGCACCGTGGTCTGCGTTGGCGGCGGTACCGGCATCGCGGCCATGCATCATATCGCCAAGGGCCATGTGGAAGCGGGCAATCGCGTCATCGCCATCGTTGGTGCCCGTTCAAAGAATCTGCTGCTCTTCTGCACCGAACTTTCTTCGTTCTGCCCCGAGCTGCGCATTGCCACGGATGACGGGTCCGAAGGTCACAAGGGATTTGTCACCGAAGTCCTTAAGGACATCCTCGAAACCGAGGATGAGGTGGCCGAAGTCGTTGCCATTGGACCGGTGCCGATGATGGAAGCTGTTTGCAAGGTGACCGAGCCATTCGGAACGAAAACCACTGTCTCTCTGAATTCGATCATGGTGGATGGCATCGGCATGTGCGGAGCCTGTCGTTGCACGGTCGGCGGCAAGACCCTGTTCGCCTGTGTGGATGGGCCGGAATTTGACGGCCACAAGGTCGATTTCGCCGAACTCAAGACCCGACTGTGGCAATTTAAGAAGCAGGAAGAGGAATCCATGGAGCTGTTCAGCAAGGAGTGTCAGTGCAATGGCTGA
- the acs gene encoding acetate--CoA ligase encodes MDQFGTVDNLLQEERVFRPLPQLVIEANVNPQELEGARKFARMDHQGYWEEAADELDWFKKWDQVFDDKDAPFYKWFVGARCNIVYNALDRHIETANKNKLALIWEGEPGDTRKYTYFELYREVNRFANALRSLGIRKGDRVVVYMPPLPETVIAMLATAKIGAIHSVVFAGFSAKALRQRINDAQAKLLITADGFYRNGQVINLKETADEALMGACADCVESMVMVRRCNIGVEMTDGRDFHYEDLIRQERNEAPTEVMEADDPLFLLYTSGTTGKPKGIVHSHAGYMVGVNRTLTTVFDIKPTDIFWCTADAGWVTGHSAVVYGPLMAGTTSVMYEGHPNYPQADRLWSIVAKYGVTIFYTAPTMIRMLMRFGTQYPKPHDLSSLRLLGSVGEPISPEAWIWLYKNIGRSECPVLDTWWQTETGMFMISPLPISLLKPGSVTKPLPGVEADVVDKEGNPVPPGKGGLLVVTKPWPSMMTGLWNDEERYKEYWEKIPGVYYAGDVARKDEDGYIWIQGRADDVINIAGHRIGSAELEAAFGAHRAVSECAVIGVPDKIKGEAAKAFVLLNHGFEPDDELIKDLKKTIRNELGPVAVIKSIEFRKKFPKTRSGKIMRRVLKAEELGLEIGDLTGMDDDD; translated from the coding sequence ATGGATCAGTTCGGAACCGTGGATAATCTGCTGCAGGAAGAACGGGTATTTCGCCCGCTACCGCAGCTGGTCATAGAAGCCAACGTCAACCCCCAGGAACTGGAAGGGGCGCGGAAGTTTGCGCGCATGGACCACCAGGGCTACTGGGAGGAAGCTGCCGACGAACTGGATTGGTTCAAGAAGTGGGATCAGGTCTTTGATGACAAGGACGCACCGTTTTACAAATGGTTCGTGGGCGCACGCTGCAACATCGTCTACAACGCCCTTGATCGTCACATCGAAACCGCCAACAAGAACAAGCTCGCACTCATCTGGGAAGGCGAACCCGGCGACACCCGCAAATACACCTATTTTGAACTTTACCGCGAAGTGAACCGCTTTGCCAACGCCCTGCGCTCACTGGGTATCCGCAAGGGCGACCGGGTGGTGGTCTATATGCCGCCCCTGCCGGAAACGGTCATCGCCATGCTCGCCACGGCCAAGATCGGCGCCATTCACTCCGTGGTCTTCGCAGGTTTCTCGGCCAAGGCCCTGCGCCAGCGTATCAATGACGCCCAGGCCAAGCTGCTGATCACGGCAGACGGTTTCTACCGCAACGGTCAGGTCATCAACCTCAAGGAAACCGCAGACGAAGCCCTGATGGGCGCCTGTGCCGACTGCGTGGAATCCATGGTCATGGTTCGCCGCTGCAATATCGGCGTGGAAATGACCGATGGACGCGACTTCCATTATGAAGACCTGATCCGTCAGGAGCGCAACGAAGCGCCCACGGAAGTGATGGAGGCTGACGATCCGCTCTTCCTGCTCTACACCTCGGGTACCACGGGCAAGCCCAAGGGCATTGTCCATTCCCATGCCGGATACATGGTGGGCGTCAACCGCACCCTGACCACGGTCTTTGACATCAAGCCGACCGATATTTTCTGGTGCACTGCCGACGCCGGTTGGGTAACCGGCCACTCGGCAGTTGTGTACGGGCCGCTCATGGCCGGTACCACATCGGTCATGTACGAAGGGCATCCCAACTATCCGCAGGCCGACCGGCTCTGGTCCATTGTCGCCAAATATGGCGTCACGATTTTCTATACTGCCCCGACCATGATCCGCATGCTGATGCGATTCGGCACCCAGTATCCCAAGCCCCACGATCTCTCCAGCCTGCGCCTGCTCGGTTCGGTGGGCGAACCCATTTCCCCGGAAGCGTGGATCTGGCTCTACAAGAACATTGGTCGGTCCGAGTGTCCGGTCCTTGATACGTGGTGGCAGACCGAAACCGGCATGTTTATGATCTCGCCGCTGCCCATCAGCCTGCTCAAACCGGGATCGGTCACCAAACCGCTCCCTGGCGTGGAAGCGGACGTGGTCGACAAGGAAGGCAACCCGGTTCCTCCGGGCAAGGGCGGTCTGCTGGTCGTAACAAAGCCATGGCCGTCCATGATGACCGGCCTGTGGAACGACGAGGAACGGTACAAGGAATACTGGGAGAAAATTCCCGGCGTCTACTATGCCGGTGACGTAGCCCGCAAGGACGAGGACGGCTACATCTGGATTCAGGGCCGTGCCGATGATGTCATCAACATCGCCGGACACCGCATCGGTTCGGCAGAGCTGGAAGCGGCCTTTGGTGCACACCGCGCCGTATCCGAATGCGCGGTCATCGGGGTTCCCGACAAGATCAAGGGCGAGGCTGCCAAAGCATTTGTGCTGCTCAATCACGGATTCGAGCCGGATGACGAACTCATCAAGGATCTCAAGAAGACCATTCGCAATGAGCTTGGGCCCGTGGCTGTCATCAAGTCCATCGAGTTCAGAAAGAAATTCCCCAAAACCCGATCCGGCAAGATCATGCGCCGCGTGCTCAAGGCAGAAGAACTGGGCCTCGAGATCGGCGATCTGACGGGAATGGACGACGACGATTAA
- a CDS encoding histidine phosphatase family protein, whose protein sequence is MTTFFCMRHGQTDWNQDKRIQGQTDTELNDKGREMAHQWGKSLADNHFDCILSSGLCRAVQTAEIINEYLGGIPHHIAVGLQEQDWGQWTGKTAAELADIRNQVKKQEKRGFEFQPPNGESRDEVLMRTCDALLEFSEDCPEDSVLVITHNGVLKCLTYALSGLEFLPHEKSPIKPYHIHRIECFENELALGEINMEL, encoded by the coding sequence ATGACCACCTTTTTCTGCATGCGACATGGACAGACGGACTGGAATCAGGACAAGCGCATACAGGGCCAGACCGACACCGAACTGAATGACAAGGGGCGCGAAATGGCTCACCAGTGGGGCAAATCACTGGCCGACAACCATTTCGACTGCATCCTTTCGAGCGGTCTGTGTCGTGCTGTTCAGACGGCGGAGATCATCAACGAGTACCTGGGCGGCATCCCGCACCATATTGCGGTGGGGCTTCAGGAACAGGATTGGGGACAATGGACCGGCAAGACCGCCGCTGAGCTGGCCGACATTCGCAATCAGGTCAAGAAGCAGGAAAAACGCGGCTTCGAATTCCAACCGCCCAACGGGGAAAGCCGGGACGAAGTTCTCATGCGTACCTGTGACGCTCTGCTGGAGTTCTCCGAAGACTGCCCCGAGGACTCCGTACTGGTGATCACGCATAACGGCGTTCTCAAATGCCTGACCTACGCCTTGTCCGGGCTGGAGTTCCTGCCTCACGAGAAAAGCCCCATCAAGCCCTACCACATCCACCGGATCGAGTGCTTCGAGAACGAACTCGCCCTTGGTGAAATCAACATGGAGCTGTAA
- the purD gene encoding phosphoribosylamine--glycine ligase produces MKILVVGSGGREHALCWKLSQNPKVEEILCAPGNGGTAQVGKNVPVKDDDIPALVALAKEEAVDLVVAGPEVPLVLGLSNALEQENIPCFGPNAYAANLEGSKAFSKNVMADAGVPTAPFRVFDEFEPAVAFIREKGAPIVVKADGLAAGKGVVVATTEEEAIEAVEEMMVKKVFGSAGDRVVIEETLKGEEASFLAFCDGRNYALLPSSQDHKAAYEGDTGPNTGGMGAYSPAPILPKEKYAETAEMCIRPILKYLAAKGEPFKGVLYAGLMYTDEGPSVLEYNVRFGDPECQPLLMRLETDLLDIMFACIEGRLDEIDVVSTQQTACGVVVAAEGYPGSYPKGMEVTGLDEADAMEGVKVFQAGTAMKDGKIVTSGGRVLCVTALGDDLGAAQKRAYEAVDKVHFDKSFYRRDIADKGLKRLK; encoded by the coding sequence ATGAAGATATTGGTTGTCGGTAGCGGAGGACGTGAGCACGCGTTGTGCTGGAAATTGTCACAGAATCCCAAGGTTGAAGAGATCCTGTGCGCGCCGGGCAACGGCGGCACCGCTCAGGTCGGCAAAAACGTTCCGGTCAAGGATGACGACATCCCGGCACTGGTTGCTCTGGCTAAAGAGGAAGCGGTTGATCTGGTTGTGGCCGGTCCCGAAGTGCCTCTGGTGCTTGGCCTGTCCAATGCTTTGGAGCAGGAAAACATCCCCTGCTTTGGCCCCAATGCCTACGCAGCCAACCTCGAAGGCTCCAAGGCGTTCTCCAAGAATGTCATGGCTGATGCCGGTGTGCCGACCGCCCCGTTCAGGGTGTTTGATGAATTTGAACCCGCTGTGGCCTTCATCCGCGAAAAGGGCGCACCCATCGTGGTCAAGGCCGATGGTCTTGCCGCAGGTAAGGGTGTCGTCGTAGCTACCACCGAAGAAGAAGCCATCGAGGCCGTTGAAGAGATGATGGTCAAGAAGGTGTTCGGTTCTGCCGGAGATCGCGTGGTCATCGAGGAAACCCTCAAGGGCGAAGAAGCTTCCTTCCTCGCTTTTTGTGACGGCCGAAATTATGCGCTGCTCCCGTCCAGCCAGGATCACAAGGCAGCCTATGAAGGCGATACCGGTCCGAACACCGGCGGCATGGGTGCCTACTCCCCTGCTCCGATCCTGCCCAAGGAAAAATATGCTGAGACCGCCGAGATGTGCATCCGCCCGATCCTGAAATATCTGGCCGCCAAAGGCGAGCCGTTCAAGGGCGTGCTGTACGCTGGTCTCATGTACACGGATGAGGGGCCGTCCGTCCTCGAATATAATGTTCGTTTCGGCGATCCCGAGTGCCAGCCGCTGCTCATGCGTCTGGAGACCGACCTGCTCGATATCATGTTTGCCTGTATCGAAGGCCGACTGGATGAAATTGATGTTGTCTCGACCCAGCAGACCGCCTGCGGTGTTGTCGTGGCTGCCGAGGGGTATCCCGGCTCCTACCCCAAGGGTATGGAAGTGACCGGACTCGACGAAGCCGATGCCATGGAAGGGGTCAAGGTCTTTCAGGCCGGAACCGCCATGAAGGACGGTAAAATCGTCACCTCTGGCGGGCGCGTACTGTGCGTCACCGCTCTGGGTGACGACCTTGGAGCTGCTCAGAAGCGGGCCTACGAAGCGGTGGATAAGGTCCATTTCGACAAGAGTTTCTATCGACGCGACATCGCTGACAAGGGATTGAAACGCCTTAAGTAA
- the gltA gene encoding NADPH-dependent glutamate synthase: MADKKKKAIRGRTPMPHQDAMERGSNFSEVALGYTREQAILEADRCLQCKKPLCQDGCPVNIDIKSFIACLCDDDLTGAYNVIRKTNSLPAVCGRVCPQETQCEGKCILGKKHEPVAIGRLERYVADTFAAQTACEEVTDLPSCAMERDDLKVACIGAGPSSLTVAGYLSGRGIKVDVFEALHEPGGVLVYGIPEFRLPKTVVSRELEGLKELGVTFRTNWVGGQTVTIQDLLDDGYNAVFIGVGAGLSRFLNIPGENLVGVFSANEYLTRVNLGRAYDFPNYDTPAYRARRVVVIGAGNVAMDAARTALRMGADEVSIVYRRSEDEMPARREEIEHAVEEGIRIRCLCGPMTFHGDNQGRLKAMTVQKMELGEPDDSGRCSPVCLEGETEQIACDMVIIAVGTRPNPILLDATPDLELNKWGYIEADPETGETSMPNVFAGGDIVTGAATVISAMGAGRRAAKEIADRLL, from the coding sequence ATGGCTGATAAAAAGAAGAAAGCAATTCGCGGCCGGACGCCCATGCCCCATCAGGATGCCATGGAGCGCGGCTCTAACTTCAGTGAAGTCGCACTTGGTTACACCCGTGAGCAGGCCATACTGGAAGCTGATCGCTGCCTGCAATGCAAGAAGCCGCTTTGCCAGGACGGGTGTCCCGTCAACATCGACATCAAAAGTTTCATTGCCTGCCTGTGTGATGATGATCTGACCGGAGCGTACAACGTCATTCGCAAGACCAACTCTCTGCCCGCGGTCTGCGGGCGTGTCTGTCCGCAGGAGACCCAGTGTGAGGGCAAGTGCATTCTGGGCAAGAAGCACGAGCCTGTGGCCATCGGACGGCTGGAGCGGTACGTGGCCGATACCTTTGCCGCGCAAACCGCCTGTGAAGAGGTTACCGATCTGCCGTCCTGCGCCATGGAGCGCGACGATCTTAAGGTAGCGTGTATCGGGGCCGGGCCGTCTTCCCTTACCGTTGCCGGGTATCTTTCCGGGCGCGGCATCAAGGTCGACGTTTTCGAGGCTCTGCATGAACCCGGCGGCGTGCTTGTCTACGGCATCCCCGAATTTCGTCTGCCCAAAACCGTTGTCAGCCGGGAGCTTGAAGGGCTCAAGGAGCTGGGTGTGACCTTCCGCACCAACTGGGTGGGTGGACAGACCGTTACCATTCAGGATCTGCTCGATGACGGATACAACGCCGTCTTTATCGGTGTCGGAGCCGGTTTGTCCCGGTTCCTCAATATTCCCGGCGAGAATCTGGTGGGGGTTTTCTCTGCCAACGAGTACCTGACCCGCGTCAATCTCGGTCGAGCCTATGATTTCCCCAACTACGACACTCCCGCCTACAGGGCGCGGCGCGTGGTCGTTATCGGGGCCGGAAACGTGGCAATGGACGCTGCCCGCACCGCCCTGCGCATGGGGGCCGATGAGGTTTCCATCGTTTATCGCCGTTCCGAGGATGAGATGCCCGCCCGTCGCGAGGAAATCGAACACGCCGTGGAAGAGGGTATTCGGATTCGCTGTCTGTGCGGTCCCATGACCTTCCATGGCGATAATCAGGGACGGCTCAAGGCCATGACCGTGCAGAAAATGGAGTTGGGTGAGCCGGACGATTCCGGTCGGTGTTCTCCGGTCTGTCTGGAGGGCGAGACCGAACAGATCGCCTGCGATATGGTGATCATCGCCGTGGGTACGCGTCCCAATCCCATTTTGTTGGACGCCACGCCCGATCTCGAACTGAACAAGTGGGGATACATCGAGGCCGATCCGGAGACTGGCGAGACCTCCATGCCCAACGTCTTTGCCGGAGGCGATATCGTCACCGGAGCGGCAACGGTCATCTCCGCCATGGGCGCGGGACGGCGGGCCGCCAAGGAAATAGCCGACAGGTTGCTGTAA
- a CDS encoding aminodeoxychorismate/anthranilate synthase component II, which yields MRILLIDNNDSFTRNLEHLLATAIKDARIAVVSYDKFNLPEPNHYDLVVISPGPGTPADYPGYEHIIDSGRPVLGICLGMQLLNEHFGGETARLEGCVHGKTDSILWNGKQETVARYHSLHVSRVGDGLEVLCQNGSGVPMALGNKANRVMGYQFHPESFMTENGGTFIVDALAYLGL from the coding sequence ATGCGCATTTTACTCATCGACAATAATGACAGCTTTACCCGCAATCTGGAGCACCTGCTGGCCACCGCCATCAAGGATGCACGAATTGCCGTGGTTTCCTATGATAAGTTCAATCTGCCGGAGCCGAACCACTATGATCTGGTGGTGATTTCCCCCGGTCCCGGCACGCCCGCAGACTATCCGGGGTACGAACATATTATCGATTCTGGACGGCCGGTTCTCGGCATCTGTCTTGGCATGCAGCTACTCAACGAACACTTTGGCGGCGAAACCGCTCGTCTGGAGGGGTGCGTTCACGGGAAAACCGATTCCATTCTCTGGAACGGCAAGCAGGAAACCGTGGCCCGCTATCACTCCCTCCATGTCTCCCGTGTGGGTGATGGGCTGGAAGTGCTGTGCCAAAACGGTTCCGGCGTACCCATGGCCCTGGGCAACAAGGCGAATCGCGTGATGGGATATCAATTTCATCCCGAGTCATTCATGACGGAAAACGGAGGGACATTCATTGTCGATGCTCTTGCATACCTGGGACTGTAG
- the purE gene encoding 5-(carboxyamino)imidazole ribonucleotide mutase, with amino-acid sequence MPQVVIFMGSISDEEKMRPCSDLFNELGIDHVFTISSAHRTPERTARLVKEYEEDGCQVFICAAGLAAHLAGAVAAKTIKPVLGVPLTASAFGGMDAMMATVQMPPGFPVGTVALDKVGAKNAAWLAAQILALQDEELAQRIRDARQGFVESVEKAAASL; translated from the coding sequence ATGCCTCAAGTTGTTATTTTTATGGGTTCCATTTCCGATGAAGAAAAAATGCGTCCGTGTTCGGACCTCTTCAACGAATTGGGGATTGATCACGTTTTCACCATTTCTTCGGCGCACCGCACGCCCGAGCGTACCGCTCGTCTGGTCAAGGAGTACGAGGAAGACGGATGCCAGGTATTCATCTGTGCAGCCGGTCTCGCCGCTCATCTGGCTGGTGCCGTTGCTGCCAAAACCATCAAGCCGGTGCTCGGTGTACCGCTGACCGCGTCCGCCTTCGGCGGCATGGATGCCATGATGGCTACCGTGCAGATGCCTCCGGGCTTCCCGGTCGGTACCGTGGCCCTGGACAAGGTCGGCGCCAAGAACGCCGCATGGCTCGCCGCTCAGATTCTTGCCCTGCAGGACGAAGAGTTGGCACAGCGTATTCGTGACGCCCGTCAGGGATTCGTCGAGTCCGTGGAAAAGGCTGCCGCCAGCTTGTAA